AGAAGGTAGATGTCAATTAAGCAAAACTGTATCAAGTGATCACTATGCGACAAGCAGTTATGATAGAACCTGGAAAGATCGAGTTGCGGGAAGTCCCCAAACCCAGCGCGGGACCGGGCGAGGTTTTGCTACACATCAAGCACATCGGGATATGTGGTTCCGATATCCACGTATTTCACGGCCTTCATCCCTTCACGTCTTATCCGGTAGTACAGGGTCACGAATTCGCCGCTGTCGTGGAGGATGTGGGGAAAGGCGTTGAAGGTGTTTCTCCCGGGATGAAAGCCACCGCCCGGCCCCAGGTGGTTTGTGGCCAATGCGCACCCTGCCGCCGCGGAGATTACCACATCTGTGACGTGCTCAAGGTAGAGGGATTCCAGGCTCCCGGCGTTGCCCAGGACTATTTCGCCACCACATCAGACAAGCTCGTCCCGCTCCCCGATTCAATGACTCTTGAGCAGGGTGCACTGGTAGAACCCACCTCCGTGGCGGTTCATTCCACTGGCCGTGCCGGTCATCTGACAGGAAAGAACGCGGTCGTATTCGGTGCCGGTCCCATCGGTAATCTGATCGCTCAGGTTGCCCGAAGCCGTGGCGCCCGGAAGATACTCATTCGCGACCTGAGTGACTACCGGCTCGATATCGCCAAGCGATGCGGTCTTGAGCATACCTCCAACGCGGGAACCGAGTCCATGATGGACACAAAGAAACGGGTCTTTGGAGATGAAGGGTACAGTGTCGCTTTCGAGGCGGTAGGTGTGGAAGCCACCATGGCCGATGCAGTGGATACCATTGAGAAAGGCGGAACGATCATTGTGGTCGGTGTTTTCGGGGAAAAGCCGCGCATCGATATGGCGATTGTTGGTGATCGAGAACTTAAGCTGATCGGCTCGCTGATGTACAAGCATGAGGACTATCTGCAGGCGGTACAACTGATCGCAAGCGGAGATGTTGTTACCCAACCACTGGTAACGAAACGTTTTCCTTTCGAACAATATCCCAATGCCTATCAGTTCATCGATGAGCAAGGTGATAAGAGCCTGAAGGTGATGATCGATCTGTAGTGGGCCAGACCCACTTTTTCAAAACCGAAGACGGATATGAATCGGCCTGAATACGTCCTGGTCGGGTTAGGTGAACTACTGTGGGACATGTTGCCCGGTGCCAAGAAGCTGGGTGGGGCTCCAGCGAATTTTGCGTACCATGCGCAAGCCTTACGTGGAAAGGGCGTTGTGGTCAGTTGCGTGGGTGGTGATGATCTTGGTCGTGAGATCTTACGACAGCTTGGTGATCTTGGGCTGGATCAGAAGTATGTTGAGGTGGATGGGGGCCATCCTACGGGAACGGTTACAGTAGAGCTGGATGCGGATGGAGACCCCAATTACACCATCCACGAGGATGTAGCATGGGACTATATACCGTTTACTTCTGGTTCGCTGGGCCTGGCAGGCAGAGCGGACGCTGTTTGCTTTGGATCGTTATGCCAGCGATCAGAAGTCTCACGGACAACAGTTCGTCAGTTTCTCAAGGCAACGCCCCGCGGCTGTCTTCGTATATTCGACATAAATCTGCGGCAGTCATTCTTCAATCAGGAAACTGTTCAGACGATGCTGGAACTTTCGAATGTTTTGAAACTCAACGAGGAGGAGTTGATGGTGGTGGCGAACATGTTGGGGGTAAATGGTTCGGAGACCAATGTCCTTAACCAATTGGTTGAACGATACGCTCTGCGGTTGATTGCCCTGACCAGGGCCGCAAACGGCAGTCGGTTGTTTGGGCCGGGACTGGAATCGAACCACCCGGGTTTCCCTGCGGAGATTGCTGATACGGTGGGAGCGGGAGATTCTTTTGCCGCCATGCTTGCCCTGGGGCTGTTGGGGGACATATCGCTGGATAGAGTTAATGAACATGCCAATCGTGTGGCCAGTTTTGTCTGTACACAAAGTGGTGCTACGCCACCCCTGACCAATTCATTGAAGGATTACCTTAGGGGTGGTGGAGTACCAGGTGCCGGGGAATGCCCTGGCCGCTAAGCTCGAAACCGTCCAGCAGCCACGTTCGAATAAT
This window of the Candidatus Neomarinimicrobiota bacterium genome carries:
- a CDS encoding alcohol dehydrogenase catalytic domain-containing protein; protein product: MRQAVMIEPGKIELREVPKPSAGPGEVLLHIKHIGICGSDIHVFHGLHPFTSYPVVQGHEFAAVVEDVGKGVEGVSPGMKATARPQVVCGQCAPCRRGDYHICDVLKVEGFQAPGVAQDYFATTSDKLVPLPDSMTLEQGALVEPTSVAVHSTGRAGHLTGKNAVVFGAGPIGNLIAQVARSRGARKILIRDLSDYRLDIAKRCGLEHTSNAGTESMMDTKKRVFGDEGYSVAFEAVGVEATMADAVDTIEKGGTIIVVGVFGEKPRIDMAIVGDRELKLIGSLMYKHEDYLQAVQLIASGDVVTQPLVTKRFPFEQYPNAYQFIDEQGDKSLKVMIDL
- a CDS encoding carbohydrate kinase, which codes for MNRPEYVLVGLGELLWDMLPGAKKLGGAPANFAYHAQALRGKGVVVSCVGGDDLGREILRQLGDLGLDQKYVEVDGGHPTGTVTVELDADGDPNYTIHEDVAWDYIPFTSGSLGLAGRADAVCFGSLCQRSEVSRTTVRQFLKATPRGCLRIFDINLRQSFFNQETVQTMLELSNVLKLNEEELMVVANMLGVNGSETNVLNQLVERYALRLIALTRAANGSRLFGPGLESNHPGFPAEIADTVGAGDSFAAMLALGLLGDISLDRVNEHANRVASFVCTQSGATPPLTNSLKDYLRGGGVPGAGECPGR